CGCCCGCGCCGATGCACTTCGCGCCGAGCGCAATCGCGCCAGCGAAGAGATCGGCAGGCTCATCCGATCGGGCGCGACCGCCGAAGCCGAGGCCCTGCGGGCTCGATTGCGTCAGGTTGGAGAGGAGATCAAACGACTGGAGGACGATATCGCCGCCTGCGAGGCCGGGCTTCATTCGCTCCTGGCGGGTCTTCCCAACCTCCCCCACGATTCGGTCCCTCAGGGAACCGATGAGACATTCAATGTCGAAGTGCGCCGCTGGGGGTCGCCCCGGGAATTTGATTTCGAGCCCCGCGACCACGTCGAACTCGGCCAGCGACTCGGGATCCTCGATCTCGAACGAGCGGCCAAGATCACCGGCGCGCGATTTGCCGTCCTGAGCGACTTGGGAGCACGACTCGAACGCGCTCTCATCAATTTCATGCTCGACATCCATACGCGCGAGCACGGGTATCGGGAAGTCTGGCTCCCCTTCATGGTGAAGGAGGAGTCTCTTTTCGCCTCGGGGCAGCTCCCGAAATTCGCCGGCGATCTCTTCTGGGCCGTTGACCGCTCTGATGTGCTTCGGTGGCAGGGAGCCCAATCCGCAGGCGAAACAGCTTCCGACTCCGATCCGACGGGTGACGCGCTGCGAAAACTGTTCTCGGGGGGACTGTGGCTCATTCCAACGGCGGAAGTCCCTCTGGTCAATCTCTATCGGGATGAAATTCTCGACGGGGATTCTCTACCGCTCAGCCTCACAGCCTACACGCCGTGCTTCCGTAGCGAAGCCGGCAGCTATGGCAAGGATGTGCGCGGTCTCATCCGTCAGCATCAGTTCGACAAGGTGGAACTCGTGAAATTCTGCCGACCGGAAGAGTCCTACGACCAACTGGAGGAATTGACCCGGCACGCGGAAGCGATCCTCCAGCGATTGGGATTACCCTATCGCGTCGTGGTTCTGTGCACCGGTGACATGGGATTTGCTTCGGCTAAAACTTACGATATCGAGGTCTGGCTTCCCAGTCAGCAACGGTATCGGGAGATCTCCTCTTGCTCCAACTGCGAGGCATTTCAAGCGCGCCGGGGAAACATTCGGTTCCGACGACGGCCCGGCGCAAAACCGGAATACGTTCACACGCTCAACGGATCAGGGCTCGCGGTGGGACGAACGTGGCTGGCCATTCTGGAGAACTATCAGCAAGCCGATGGATCCGTCCTCGTCCCTCACGCTCTCCGTCCTTACCTCGATGGCTGCGAGCGGATCGAACCGGCAAAATAACTTGATGCTGCGAGTGAGGAGCGGATCGGGACGAAAAAAGGGGACGGCTGGAAGATTCGGGTATGGGACTTATTGTTGATCCGGAGACTCTCGTCGCCATACGCCAGGACTTGCGGCAGCGAGGGAAACGCGTCGTATTCACCAACGGATGTTTCGACCTCCTTCACCCCGGTCACGTTCGGCTCCTGGCCGAAGCCAAACATCTGGGAGATGTACTGATCGTCGCCCTCAACAGCGATCGCTCGGTCCGTCAACTCAAAGGAGCCGGTCGTCCCATTCTCTCCCAGGAGGAACGCTGCGAGATTGTCGCTGCTCTGGAGATGGTTGATTACGTCACGACGTTCGATGAGCTGACCCCGCGCGAGCTGATCCGAAAGCTCCTGCCTGATGTGCTCGTCAAGGGAGGCGACTGGAGCATTGAGGAGATCGTCGGACGAGAGGATGTCCAGGCACACGGCGGTCAGGTTCTCTCCCTTCCGTTCGTGCCGGGCTATTCGACGACCCGGATGATCGAGCGCATCATCAGGACTTTTTCAGCAGTCTCGCCATAGATGAGCATTGAATCGCTCCACCTGTCCGCTCCCGGAACCGCTGGAGAGGTACTCCTTCGTCACCTTCGTTCGTCGCGCGAGTTCGCCTCGGTCCTCGCTCGTCTTGAGAGAGAAAATGCCCCGGTCGTTACGGTGATCGGGTTGAATCCACGCGGTTCGCGAGCCCTCGCCGTAGCCGCAATAGCGCGAGCAACCGGGCGACGATGTGCCGTCGTGACGCTGGAGCGAGAGCTAGAATCCTACGCTGCCGAAGTGAGGTTTTTCCTTCAACTCCTGTCGGACAGGCCCCCGTCGCCCGAAACCGTTCTCACCCTCCCGCCACTCGACGTGAGACCTTATGACGGCGTTTCCCCACACCCGGAGATCGGAGAAGTTCGAGCCTCGACCCTCTACAGGCTCAGTCGCGGCCGGGGACTCGTGACGCTCATTCATCCGACGTCGTTTGCGATGAAAGTTCCCCCACCAGCGGATATATCAGCCCTCGGCACCGACCTGACCGTCGGTGAGACAGCGGATTACGAGGATGTGACCTCCCGGCTTCGACGCGGGGGATACGTTCAGACCGATGAGGTCAGCAGCGTCGGTGAATTCAGCGTCCGCGGGGGTATCCTCGATGTCTATCCGCCAACGGAACCGCTTCCTGTTCGGGTAGAGTTCTGCGATGATCGGATCGAATCTCTGCGGCGCTTCGATCCCGAAACGCAACGGTCGGTGGAGAAGATCGAAAGCGTGAGCCTGGTCCCCTTGTGGGAATACGCCGC
The sequence above is a segment of the Blastocatellia bacterium genome. Coding sequences within it:
- the serS gene encoding serine--tRNA ligase, with the protein product ARADALRAERNRASEEIGRLIRSGATAEAEALRARLRQVGEEIKRLEDDIAACEAGLHSLLAGLPNLPHDSVPQGTDETFNVEVRRWGSPREFDFEPRDHVELGQRLGILDLERAAKITGARFAVLSDLGARLERALINFMLDIHTREHGYREVWLPFMVKEESLFASGQLPKFAGDLFWAVDRSDVLRWQGAQSAGETASDSDPTGDALRKLFSGGLWLIPTAEVPLVNLYRDEILDGDSLPLSLTAYTPCFRSEAGSYGKDVRGLIRQHQFDKVELVKFCRPEESYDQLEELTRHAEAILQRLGLPYRVVVLCTGDMGFASAKTYDIEVWLPSQQRYREISSCSNCEAFQARRGNIRFRRRPGAKPEYVHTLNGSGLAVGRTWLAILENYQQADGSVLVPHALRPYLDGCERIEPAK
- the rfaE2 gene encoding D-glycero-beta-D-manno-heptose 1-phosphate adenylyltransferase, with translation MGLIVDPETLVAIRQDLRQRGKRVVFTNGCFDLLHPGHVRLLAEAKHLGDVLIVALNSDRSVRQLKGAGRPILSQEERCEIVAALEMVDYVTTFDELTPRELIRKLLPDVLVKGGDWSIEEIVGREDVQAHGGQVLSLPFVPGYSTTRMIERIIRTFSAVSP